Proteins from a genomic interval of Coccinella septempunctata chromosome 2, icCocSept1.1, whole genome shotgun sequence:
- the LOC123306973 gene encoding uncharacterized protein LOC123306973 gives MGIVSTCTWTRHSKLCPEQVEPISWMRDHTAYPVVFCMMPNRTRETYTGVLRYTRQLFGASHISSVLCDYELALRHAVREVFAVISLRGCWFHFAKNVFLKARQMHINDAVGVRMAMALPLLPAERISEGIDFVCERISNDGFTRYMQRQWRNTNISVFGFDNRTNNAIESLHGQVLKIIGRAHPNFWVFVQFLQKFEHYKCSDLIRVLSGLQLRRRGRRRYIELNQRINNAQRQFEQDGNLRHFLSVTSHTVMGIHRLFDPNVPIEEIPDTEGMVPNDVQGLKEAANIDLDVENAALVPLVEMQVKSLSDVGRLRSDLGAVEDWCAANCLAINVDKCKFMTISRLERPIMVDYCIGGKNIDRVFVFKDLGVSYDSTLSFREHIQAISASSLRTLGFVIRNARDFNVETLQHLYISLVRPMLEFLSVVWSPYLSIDVSLLERVQNRFLRCAAVRMGTFSIYTFSASRMRDRLGLSSLRTRRFHADVISIAKLFQGLLYSPDLLSQFSLYVPPRPIRRFDLFRLAQSRTNYCLNSPVSRMMRNANVVDSLGVDIFHDSISRVRRDLKYLIRL, from the exons ATGGGAATAGTCTCCACTTGCACATGGACACGACATTCAAAATTGTGCCCAGAGCAGGTGGAGCCCATCAGTTGGATGAGGGATCACACG GCATACCCTGTGGTGTTTTGTATGATGCCAAACCGCACCAGAGAAACGTACACTGGGGTACTGCGATACACCAGGCAATTATTTGGCGCCTCCCATATCTCCTCTGTCCTTTGTGACTATGAGTTGGCCCTGAGACATGCAGTTCGAGAAGTGTTTGCTGTAATTTCCTTGAGAGGTTGCTGGTTCCACTtcgcaaaaaatgtatttctcaAAG CTCGCCAAATGCATATAAATGACGCAGTTGGCGTCAGAATGGCTATGGCCCTTCCACTGTTGCCCGCAGAACGAATTTCTGAAGGAATAGACTTCGTTTGCGAAAGAATTAGTAATGATGGATTCACAAGGTACATGCAGAGACAGTGGCGTAACACCAATATTTCGGTGTTTGGTTTCGATAACCGAACCAATAACGCCATCGAGTCTCTGCATGGAcaagtattaaaaatcataGGCCGCGCACACCCGAATTTTTGGGTGTTCGTTCAATTCCTTCAGAAATTCGAACACTACAAGTGCTCTGATCTAATCAGAGTACTAAGCGGGCTGCAGTTGAGAAGACGGGGGAGACGCCGTTATATTGAACTCAATCAACGGATCA ATAATGCTCAGCGTCAATTTGAGCAAGATGGCAATCTGCGTCATTTTTTGAGTGTGACCAGCCATACGGTCATGGGCATTCACAGATTATTTGACCCAAATGTGCCAA ttgaggaaattcCAGACACGGAGGGAATGGTCCCGAACGATGTCCAGGGTTTAAAGGAGGCGGCTAATATTGACCTGGATGTCGAAAACGCAGCCTTAGTGCCGTTGGTGGAAATGCAGg TAAAATCGTTATCCGACGTTGGGAGATTGAGATCGGACTTAGGGGCAGTTGAGGATTGGTGTGCTGCCAATTGTCTGGCTATCAACGTCGATAAATGTAAGTTCATGACAATATCCCGTCTGGAGCGCCCCATCATGGTCGATTATTGTATAGGTGGTAAGAATATAGATAGAGTGTTTGTTTTCAAGGATCTGGGTGTTTCATATGATAGCACATTGTCTTTTAGGGAACATATTCAGGCCATTTCTGCGTCATCTCTCAGGACTTTGGGATTCGTTATTAGAAATGCTAGGGACTTCAACGTCGAGACTCTGCAACATCTTTATATATCTTTAGTTAGACCTATGTTGGAGTTCTTATCTGTCGTGTGGTCTCCATACTTATCGATCGATGTTTCTTTGCTGGAGAGGGTTCAGAACAGGTTTCTCAGGTGTGCTGCTGTTAGAATGGGTACTTTCTCGATCTATACTTTCTCAGCTAGTCGAATGCGCGACCGTCTTGGACTGTCCTCTTTGAGAACGAGGAGGTTTCATGCGGATGTGATATCAATTGCTAAGCTCTTTCAAGGTCTTTTGTACTCCCCTGACTTGTTATCGCAATTCAGTCTGTATGTTCCTCCTAGACCCATCCGAAGGTTTGATTTGTTTCGACTCGCACAGTCGAGGACTAATTATTGTTTAAATTCTCCGGTTTCGAGGATGATGAGAAACGCTAATGTCGTGGACTCCTTAGgagttgatatatttcatgattCCATTTCGAGGGTGAGAAGAGATTTGAAGTACCTGATAAGACTGTGA